The following are from one region of the Arachis duranensis cultivar V14167 chromosome 10, aradu.V14167.gnm2.J7QH, whole genome shotgun sequence genome:
- the LOC107470583 gene encoding histidine kinase 5-like, which yields MVCEKERECIEDMEIEILPSMWPEDIGSEVGKQFNIEKPGREQDMLEDVTIIEEPTIADFKRLMELTNFTEKGSSQLAYLMKHWEYKQANAVRLLREELDNLSKQRQDVELRKLEILEEHRFEGERYGGDKRPVSILEDVYDIWQDMPRRKNKVVLQNKRIDIDAAEYDTVKYWKQRALRLEKLLEASIQREQILQDKLLERINNIERQSSPVEELSQILKRADNFLHFILQNAPVVIGHQDKELRYRFIYNHFPSLQEEDIIGKTDVEIFTGSGVKESQEFKREVLEKGLPAKREITFETELFGSKTFLIYVEPVFSKVGETIGINYMGMDVTDQVRKRERMAKIREEIAVQKAKETELNKTIHITEETMRAKQMLATMSHEIRSPLSGVVSMAEVLSTTKLDGEQRQLLDVMLSSGDLVLQLINDILDLSKVESGVMKLEATKFRPREVVKHVLQTAAASLQKILTLEGHVSDDVPIEVIGDVLRLRQILTNLISNAIKFTHEGKVGINLYVVSNISATQANEDRYLSTPQSSSDRNLLDDQRHDHPQGQNHAFHGECGSPIKSEFSVNEDTEEHHHLTETMVWIRCDVYDTGIGIPENAIPTLFKRYMQVGTDHARKYGGTGLGLAICKQLVELMGGHLTVSSKEHHGSTFTFILPYKVSIIEENSDDTDELSDMENDEGACDYTTESFFQFQPRTLGSLFSSNGSSRAHKLLTHKIGYTSSHTSECSFSFPFPFHDIISKGTCSVQDSSLVVDAPEISESSASSSGQSRETKIENIVSSDKYCQDKGITDSSKHMVEGSEMDIATKPSELQKTCKVQGNANMTTQCVTSICASELTRSTSKPKILLVEDSKINVMVTQSMMKQLGHSIDVVNNGAEAVRAVQRCSYDLVLMDVCMPIMNGLQATKLIRSFEETGNWDAARKVLMELNLPDLDHECSGPSKKRIPIVAMTNI from the exons ATGGTGTGTGAGAAGGAGAGGGAGTGCATTGAGGACATGGAAATTGAAATCCTGCCTTCAATGTGGCCTGAAGATATTGGAAGTGAAGTTGGAAAGCAGTTCAATATCGAAAAGCCTGGAAGGGAGCAGGATATGTTAGAAGATGTTACAATCATAGAGGAGCCAACTATAGCCGATTTCAAGCGCCTCATGGAGCTTACAAATTTCACTGAAAAAGGGTCTTCTCAGTTGGCATACCTCATGAAACATTGGGAGTACAAGCAGGCAAACGCGGTGCGCCTTCTGAGGGAAGAGCTCGACAACCTTAGCAAACAAAGGCAGGATGTTGAGCTAAGGAAGCTGGAGATATTGGAGGAGCACCGGTTCGAGGGAGAAAGATATGGAGGCGACAAAAGGCCGGTGTCTATATTGGAGGATGTTTATGACATATGGCAGGACATGCCGCGAAGGAAGAACAAGGTTGTGCTTCAGAACAAGAGAATTGACATAGATGCTGCTGAGTATGATACTGTTAAGTATTGGAAACAAAGGGCCTTGCGTTTGGAGAAATTGCTTGAGGCAAGCATCCAGAGAGAGCAGATACTCCAAGACAAGTTGCTTGAAAGGATCAACAACATTGAGAGGCAATCCTCACCTGTAGAAGAACTCTCCCAGATTCTCAAAAGAGCAGataatttcttgcatttcaTCCTCCAGAATGCACCTGTTGTTATTGGCCATCAG gACAAGGAATTGCGATACCGGTTTATCTATAATCATTTTCCAAGTTTGCAAGAGGAG GACATAATAGGAAAAACAGATGTGGAAATATTCACAGGATCTGGGGTCAAAGAATCTCAAGAGTTCAAGAGAGAAGTCTTGGAGAAAGGATTACCTGCAAAAAGGGAAATCACTTTTGAGACAGAACTATTCGGATCAAAGACATTCTTGATATATGTAGAACCCGTGTTTAGCAAAGTAGGGGAGACAATTGGAATAAACTATATGGGAATGGATGTAACAGATCAG GTGCGGAAAAGAGAAAGGATGGCGAAGATTCGGGAAGAGATTGCAGTTCAGAAGGCAAAGGAAACAGAACTAAACAAAACCATTCACATTACAG AGGAGACTATGAGAGCAAAACAAATGCTGGCCACAATGTCTCATGAGATAAGGTCTCCATTATCTGGGGTAGTTAGCATGGCTGAAGTTCTTTCTACCACAAAGCTTGATGGGGAGCaaagacagctcttggatgtTATGCTATCTTCAGGAGATTTGGTTCTTCAACTTATAAATGACATTCTTGATCTTTCCAAGGTTGAATCAG GAGTTATGAAGCTCGAGGCAACTAAATTTCGGCCACGAGAGGTAGTAAAGCACGTACTCCAGACGGCTGCAGCGTCGTTGCAGAAAATATTAACCTTAGAAGGACATGTGTCAGATGATGTACCAATTGAG GTTATTGGTGATGTTTTAAGGCTCCGGCAAATTCTTACAAATTTGATCAG CAATGCGATCAAGTTTACACATGAAGGGAAAGTAGGTATAAACCTATATGTTGTTTCAAATATTTCAGCAACTCAAGCAAATGAAGATAGATACCTCTCAACACCTCAAAGTAGCAGTGACCGAAATCTTCTTGATGATCAGAGACATGATCACCCTCAAGGCCAAAACCATGCATTTCATGGTGAATGCGGATCACCAATTAAAAGTGAATTCTCAGTAAATGAAGACACCGAGGAGCATCATCATTTGACAGAGACAATGGTGTGGATACGCTGTGATGTGTATGACACAGGCATTGGCATACCAG AAAATGCAATACCTACTTTATTTAAAAGGTACATGCAAGTTGGCACAGATCATGCTCGAAAGTATGGTGGCACAGGACTAGGATTAGCAATATGCAAACAGCTG GTTGAGTTGATGGGGGGTCATCTAACAGTGTCTAGCAAAGAACACCATGGTTCTACCTTCACATTCATACTTCCCTACAAGGTTTCAATAATTGAAGAAAATTCTGATGACACAGATGAACTCTCTGATATGGAGAATGATGAAGGTGCTTGTGATTATACAACAGAAAGTTTCTTCCAATTCCAACCGCGAACTTTAGgctctcttttctcttccaATGGTTCTAGCAGAGCACACAAGTTATTAACACATAAGATTGGCTACACAAGCTCACATACTTCAGAGTGTTCATTCTCATTCCCATTCCCATTTCATGATATCATATCAAAAGGGACATGTTCTGTTCAGGATTCATCTTTAGTTGTTGATGCTCCAGAGATATCAGAATCATCAGCAAGTTCATCCGGTCAGAGCCGAGAAACAAAGATCGAAAATATAGTTAGCAGTGATAAATATTGTCAAGATAAGGGTATTACAGATTCTTCTAAACATATGGTGGAAGGTTCAGAAATGGATATAGCAACAAAGCCAAGTGAACTTCAGAAAACATGTAAGGTTCAAGGGAATGCAAACATGACAACTCAATGTGTTACTAGCATCTGTGCATCAGAATTAACCAGATCCACATCAAAGCCTAAGATCCTTCTGGTTGAAGATAGCAAGATTAATGTCATGGTGACACAATCCATGATGAAGCAGTTAGGCCATAGCATAGATGTTGTGAATAATGGAGCCGAAGCAGTGCGTGCCGTTCAGCGCTGCTCTTATGACCTGGTTTTGATG GATGTTTGCATGCCAATAATGAATGGCCTTCAGGCAACGAAATTGATCCGGTCTTTCGAGGAAACAGGAAATTGGGATGCTGCAAGAAAAGTTTTAATGGAGTTAAATCTACCAGATCTAGATCATGAATGTTCTGGACCATCTAAAAAGCGAATCCCAATTGTCGCG ATGACCAATATCTAA